In a genomic window of Microterricola viridarii:
- a CDS encoding alpha/beta hydrolase, whose amino-acid sequence MKVQGQAEPSAGAAVGRRARGALRRVPVWAWRLLMRAVSPGERRRFNVEPVSGVSYWFDIDFVGDGIRSHRLDVMAPANTGGPVSPLPVYVYFHGGGWTSGDKASLTKYCATQAADGVVVVNVNYRMAPHFHLGHVLEDANAALAWVNSTIGDFNGDGQRCVLGGDSAGGQIAALMTAATFQPELAEHYSLDPALRLPQLRGLVQHCSIVDFSVFFDKGFVMSLNFIRMLLPHGDGRTASERHRLREAAHYMSPIEWLDSRCPPVFITTSERDFFYASNMNLIARLKEHGVPVDSLVYGWDNPNTEHTWQQNYRYPESQEVYRRLSSFITTVAA is encoded by the coding sequence GTGAAGGTGCAGGGTCAGGCCGAGCCCTCGGCCGGCGCGGCCGTGGGGCGCCGCGCCCGGGGAGCGTTGCGCCGCGTGCCCGTCTGGGCGTGGCGGCTGCTGATGCGCGCCGTCAGCCCGGGCGAGCGGCGCCGATTCAACGTCGAACCGGTCAGCGGCGTCAGCTACTGGTTCGACATCGACTTCGTCGGCGACGGCATCCGCTCGCACCGGCTCGACGTCATGGCGCCGGCGAACACCGGCGGCCCGGTGAGCCCGCTGCCCGTCTACGTGTACTTCCACGGCGGCGGCTGGACCTCGGGCGACAAGGCGTCGCTCACGAAGTACTGCGCCACCCAGGCGGCCGACGGGGTGGTCGTGGTGAACGTCAACTACCGGATGGCGCCGCACTTCCACCTCGGCCATGTGTTGGAGGATGCCAACGCGGCGCTGGCCTGGGTGAACTCCACCATCGGCGACTTCAACGGCGACGGGCAGCGCTGCGTGCTGGGCGGGGATTCGGCCGGCGGACAGATCGCGGCCCTGATGACCGCGGCCACGTTCCAGCCCGAGCTCGCCGAGCACTACTCCCTCGACCCGGCGCTCCGCCTCCCCCAGCTGCGCGGCCTGGTGCAGCACTGCAGCATCGTCGACTTCTCGGTGTTCTTCGACAAGGGCTTCGTGATGAGCCTGAACTTCATCCGGATGCTGCTGCCGCACGGCGACGGCCGCACGGCGTCCGAGCGGCACCGGCTGCGCGAGGCCGCCCACTACATGTCGCCCATCGAGTGGCTGGACTCCCGCTGCCCGCCCGTGTTCATCACCACCTCGGAGCGCGACTTCTTCTACGCCTCCAACATGAACCTGATCGCCCGGCTGAAGGAGCACGGGGTTCCCGTGGACTCGCTGGTCTATGGCTGGGACAATCCGAATACGGAGCACACCTGGCAGCAGAATTATCGCTACCCGGAGTCACAGGAGGTGTACCGCCGCCTAAGCTCCTTCATAACGACGGTGGCGGCATAG
- a CDS encoding alpha/beta fold hydrolase — MGEQATDPAAAADAQLPDIDWARLPDGVRASTFAAPSGSLALISCGDPDAPPVLLVPGATGSKEDFQLMLPVLAAAGYHALSFDLAGQYESAAAGPEHLSPPREHYDYELFVDDLLALLADVGRAAHVVGYSFAGIVAGLAYAREPARFASLTLLSCPPLAGQSFRGVSRIGPVTGLATGNIGAALMIWGIRRNLVPVPPGRLRFVRARFALTRRQSVSDIVSLMKRTPDLGPILREAPLPKLVAVGEHDLWPTELHAEFARSLDAELAVYPAGHSPCETSPHQLCRDLLRLFAAAGR; from the coding sequence ATGGGCGAGCAGGCGACGGATCCCGCGGCCGCGGCCGACGCCCAGCTGCCCGACATCGACTGGGCGCGGCTGCCGGACGGGGTGCGCGCGAGCACGTTCGCGGCCCCGAGCGGCTCACTCGCCCTGATCTCCTGCGGCGACCCGGACGCCCCACCCGTGCTCCTGGTTCCGGGCGCCACTGGCTCCAAGGAAGACTTCCAGCTGATGCTGCCGGTGCTGGCCGCGGCCGGCTACCACGCGCTGAGCTTCGACCTCGCCGGGCAGTACGAGTCGGCCGCCGCCGGTCCGGAGCACCTCTCGCCGCCGCGCGAGCACTACGACTACGAGCTGTTCGTCGACGACCTGCTCGCCCTGTTGGCGGATGTGGGCCGGGCGGCGCACGTCGTCGGCTACTCCTTCGCCGGCATCGTCGCCGGGCTCGCCTACGCTCGGGAGCCCGCCCGCTTCGCCAGCCTGACCCTGCTCAGCTGCCCGCCCCTGGCCGGGCAGAGCTTTCGCGGCGTCAGCCGGATCGGGCCGGTCACCGGCCTGGCCACCGGCAACATCGGGGCGGCGCTCATGATCTGGGGCATCCGGCGCAACCTGGTGCCCGTGCCGCCCGGCAGGCTGCGCTTCGTCCGGGCTCGCTTCGCCCTCACCCGGCGGCAGTCGGTGAGCGACATCGTGTCGCTGATGAAGCGCACCCCCGACCTCGGCCCGATCCTGCGCGAGGCGCCGCTGCCGAAGCTCGTGGCCGTCGGCGAGCACGACCTCTGGCCGACGGAGCTGCACGCCGAGTTCGCACGCTCCCTGGACGCCGAGCTCGCCGTCTACCCGGCCGGGCACAGCCCGTGCGAGACCTCGCCGCACCAGCTCTGCCGCGACCTGCTGCGCCTGTTCGCCGCGGCCGGGCGCTAG
- a CDS encoding glycosyltransferase family 2 protein — MGTDGEPQPAHPTAITIAVVIPARNDAQLLAVCLARLAAQTRPADEIIVVDNASSDDTAAVCAAAGVRRIYWAAPGVGGASAVGFDAARAGILARLDADSRPGPDWLARVEAALGDAGDLALVTGPGDFYGGTALVRWAGRVLYLGGYFHVVGPMLGHPPVFGSNYAMTAAVWERIGPAVVRDEPRIHDDLDVSYLVRPDMSVRVDPAMRMPVSARPFESWGALGLRLGKAWTTLAHEFRRERPWSRLRERKQWERSHRP; from the coding sequence ATGGGCACCGACGGGGAGCCTCAGCCTGCACATCCGACCGCGATCACGATCGCAGTCGTCATTCCGGCGCGCAACGACGCCCAGCTTCTCGCCGTCTGCCTGGCCCGCCTCGCCGCCCAGACCCGGCCGGCCGATGAGATCATCGTCGTCGACAACGCCAGCAGCGACGACACGGCGGCGGTCTGCGCGGCAGCCGGGGTGCGGCGCATCTATTGGGCCGCGCCGGGCGTCGGCGGCGCCTCGGCGGTCGGCTTCGACGCCGCGCGCGCCGGCATCCTGGCCCGGCTGGACGCGGACTCGAGGCCCGGCCCGGACTGGCTCGCCCGGGTGGAGGCGGCGCTCGGCGACGCCGGCGACCTCGCGCTCGTCACCGGGCCGGGCGACTTCTACGGCGGGACGGCGCTCGTGCGCTGGGCGGGACGGGTGCTCTACCTGGGCGGCTACTTCCACGTGGTCGGGCCGATGCTCGGGCACCCACCGGTGTTCGGCTCGAACTACGCGATGACCGCCGCCGTGTGGGAGCGGATCGGCCCGGCGGTCGTGCGGGACGAGCCCCGCATCCACGACGACCTCGACGTCTCCTACCTGGTGCGGCCGGACATGTCGGTGCGCGTGGACCCCGCCATGCGGATGCCGGTCTCCGCCCGCCCGTTCGAGTCGTGGGGGGCCCTCGGGCTGCGGCTCGGCAAGGCGTGGACCACGCTCGCGCACGAGTTCCGCCGGGAGCGCCCCTGGAGCCGGCTGCGGGAGCGCAAGCAGTGGGAGCGCAGCCACCGGCCGTAA